One Streptomyces sp. NBC_01237 genomic region harbors:
- a CDS encoding RtcB family protein → MSYVEIPGAKVPIRMWADPASVEDVAMRQLQNVATLPWIKGLAVMPDVHFGKGATVGSVIAMHGAVCPAAVGVDIGCGMSAVKTSLTANDLPGDLSRLRSKIEQAIPVGRGMHGDMVDPSSLHGFATSGWDDFWGRFNGVADAVKFRQERATKQMGTLGSGNHFIEFCLDETGSVWLMLHSGSRNIGKELADFHIGQAQKLPHNQDLVDRDLAVFIADTPQMAAYRNDLFWAQEYAKYNRAIMMKLFQDVVRREFKKAKVTFEPEISCHHNYVSAERYDGLDLLVTRKGAIRAGAGEFGIIPGSMGTGSYIVKGLGNEKSFNSASHGAGRRMSRGAAKRRFSTKDLEEQTRGVECRKDSGVVDEIPAAYKPIEQVIDQQRDLVEVVAKLKQVVCVKG, encoded by the coding sequence ATGTCGTACGTGGAGATACCGGGGGCGAAGGTTCCCATCCGGATGTGGGCCGACCCGGCTTCGGTCGAGGACGTCGCGATGCGGCAGCTTCAGAACGTGGCCACACTCCCCTGGATCAAGGGCCTCGCGGTGATGCCCGACGTCCACTTCGGCAAGGGCGCGACCGTCGGTTCGGTGATCGCGATGCATGGCGCGGTCTGCCCGGCGGCGGTGGGTGTGGACATCGGCTGCGGTATGTCCGCGGTGAAGACGTCCCTGACCGCCAACGATCTGCCGGGTGACCTCTCGCGGCTGCGCTCGAAGATCGAGCAGGCCATTCCGGTGGGCCGGGGGATGCACGGCGACATGGTGGACCCGAGCTCACTGCACGGGTTCGCGACGTCGGGGTGGGACGACTTCTGGGGGCGGTTCAATGGGGTCGCCGATGCGGTCAAATTCCGTCAGGAACGCGCCACAAAGCAGATGGGAACGCTCGGCTCCGGCAATCACTTCATTGAATTCTGTCTCGACGAGACAGGTTCGGTCTGGCTGATGCTGCACTCCGGATCCCGGAACATCGGCAAGGAACTGGCCGACTTCCACATCGGCCAGGCGCAGAAGCTGCCGCACAACCAGGACCTCGTAGACCGTGACCTGGCCGTCTTCATCGCGGACACCCCGCAGATGGCGGCGTACCGCAACGACCTCTTCTGGGCGCAGGAGTACGCGAAGTACAACCGCGCGATCATGATGAAGCTCTTCCAGGACGTCGTGCGCCGGGAGTTCAAGAAGGCGAAGGTCACCTTCGAGCCCGAGATCAGCTGCCACCACAACTACGTCAGTGCCGAACGCTACGACGGCCTCGACCTGTTGGTCACCCGCAAGGGCGCGATCCGCGCCGGAGCGGGTGAGTTCGGGATCATTCCGGGCTCCATGGGCACCGGCTCGTACATCGTGAAGGGCCTGGGCAACGAGAAGTCGTTCAACTCGGCGTCGCACGGTGCGGGGCGCCGGATGAGCCGTGGCGCGGCGAAGCGGCGCTTCTCCACGAAGGACCTGGAGGAGCAGACGCGGGGTGTGGAGTGCCGTAAGGACTCCGGCGTCGTGGACGAGATCCCGGCCGCGTACAAGCCGATCGAGCAGGTCATCGATCAGCAGCGGGACCTCGTCGAGGTCGTGGCGAAGCTCAAGCAGGTGGTGTGCGTCAAGGGCTGA
- a CDS encoding DUF2637 domain-containing protein, whose protein sequence is MAAMQLTRTHRILIGVVVAGAVLIAAIGFAGSYAAVRELAEQKGFGDFSVVFPIGIDAGICVLLALDLLLTWMRIPFPLLRQTAWLLTAATIAFNGAAAWPDPLGTGMHAVIPILFVVSVEAARHAVGRIADITADKHMEGVRLTRWLLSPVPTFKLWRRMKLWELRSYEQVIKLEQDRLIYQARLQARFGRNWRRKAPIESMMPLRLAKYGVPLAETAPAGLAAAGIEPALLPPVEAGQPQGELPYVPQQEHEQGYEQQQYGAPHPQQQQHPQQHPQHQQQVQQVQQQQLQQQYPQQQGPGSHDSPWFAAPQVPDNAHESAYNPTYVEGLEPTPVMIPSGPGGRTRPLGNVGTIGAVPHPRAAEPQPTAGEQQPQDQAQDQQEQQPQPPLLHKQEQRQQQAQDQEADAAQSARLAEAEAEFVGIAYEVYAAYTNQNQSYPSLEILDIHLTDGHNVHHPDSEALLRRLMPEFKKRFDSEMEAEHIA, encoded by the coding sequence GTGGCCGCGATGCAGCTGACACGCACGCACCGGATACTCATCGGGGTCGTCGTCGCCGGTGCGGTGCTCATCGCCGCGATCGGGTTCGCGGGCTCGTACGCCGCCGTGCGCGAGCTCGCGGAGCAGAAGGGCTTCGGGGACTTCTCCGTGGTCTTCCCGATCGGCATCGACGCCGGCATCTGCGTCCTGCTCGCGCTGGACCTCCTGCTGACGTGGATGCGTATCCCGTTCCCGCTGCTGCGCCAGACGGCCTGGCTGCTGACGGCCGCGACGATCGCGTTCAACGGTGCGGCCGCCTGGCCCGACCCGCTCGGCACCGGGATGCACGCCGTGATCCCGATCCTGTTCGTCGTCTCCGTCGAGGCCGCCCGCCACGCGGTGGGCCGGATCGCGGACATCACGGCCGACAAGCACATGGAGGGCGTGCGCCTCACGCGCTGGCTGCTCTCCCCCGTACCCACGTTCAAGCTGTGGCGCCGGATGAAGCTGTGGGAGCTGCGCAGCTACGAGCAGGTCATCAAGCTCGAACAGGACCGGCTGATCTACCAGGCCAGGCTCCAGGCCCGGTTCGGCCGCAACTGGCGCCGCAAGGCCCCGATCGAGTCCATGATGCCGCTGCGCCTGGCGAAGTACGGCGTTCCGCTCGCCGAGACCGCCCCCGCCGGACTCGCCGCCGCGGGTATCGAGCCCGCCCTGCTGCCGCCGGTCGAAGCCGGTCAGCCTCAGGGCGAGCTGCCGTACGTGCCGCAGCAGGAGCACGAGCAGGGCTACGAGCAGCAGCAGTACGGCGCCCCGCACCCGCAACAGCAGCAGCACCCCCAGCAGCACCCGCAACACCAGCAGCAGGTCCAGCAGGTCCAGCAGCAGCAACTCCAGCAGCAGTACCCGCAGCAACAGGGCCCCGGCTCCCACGACAGTCCCTGGTTCGCGGCCCCGCAGGTCCCCGACAACGCGCACGAGAGCGCGTACAACCCGACGTACGTCGAGGGCCTGGAGCCCACCCCGGTCATGATCCCTTCGGGCCCCGGCGGCCGGACCCGCCCGCTCGGCAATGTGGGCACGATCGGCGCGGTCCCCCACCCCCGCGCCGCGGAACCGCAGCCGACGGCCGGAGAGCAGCAGCCGCAGGACCAGGCGCAGGATCAGCAGGAGCAACAGCCCCAGCCGCCGCTCCTGCACAAGCAGGAGCAGAGGCAGCAGCAGGCGCAGGACCAGGAAGCCGACGCGGCGCAGTCCGCCCGGCTGGCCGAGGCCGAGGCCGAGTTCGTGGGCATCGCGTACGAGGTCTACGCGGCGTACACCAACCAGAACCAGAGCTATCCGAGCCTGGAGATCCTGGACATACACCTCACCGACGGGCACAACGTGCATCACCCGGACAGTGAGGCCCTGCTCCGCCGGCTGATGCCGGAGTTCAAGAAGCGCTTCGACAGCGAGATGGAAGCCGAGCACATCGCATAA
- a CDS encoding SDR family oxidoreductase translates to MAATPIAVITGASSGIGAATARQLAAAGYRVVLTARREDRIEALAAEITAAGHQATAYALDVTDRAAVDEFATAFRSLAVLVNNAGGALGADPVASGDPADWRQMYETNVIGTLNVTQALLPALTASGDGTIVVLTSTAGLSTYEGGGGYVAAKHGEHVLAETLRLEIVGTPVRVIEVAPGMVRTEEFATTRFRGDTEKAAKVYAGVDAPLTADDVADTITWAITRPSHVNIDLLVVRPRAQASNSKVHRTL, encoded by the coding sequence ATGGCCGCCACCCCCATCGCCGTCATCACCGGCGCGAGCAGCGGCATCGGCGCCGCGACCGCCCGGCAGCTGGCCGCCGCCGGTTACCGCGTCGTGCTCACCGCCCGCCGAGAGGACCGCATCGAGGCGCTCGCCGCCGAGATCACCGCAGCCGGTCACCAGGCGACGGCGTACGCCCTGGACGTCACCGACCGCGCCGCCGTGGACGAGTTCGCCACCGCGTTCCGCAGCCTCGCCGTGCTCGTCAACAACGCGGGCGGGGCGCTCGGCGCCGACCCCGTCGCGTCCGGCGACCCGGCGGACTGGCGCCAGATGTACGAGACGAACGTCATCGGCACCCTGAACGTCACCCAGGCCCTGCTCCCCGCCCTCACCGCGAGCGGCGACGGCACCATCGTGGTCCTCACCTCGACCGCGGGCCTGTCCACCTACGAGGGCGGCGGCGGCTACGTGGCGGCCAAGCACGGCGAACACGTCCTGGCCGAGACCCTGCGCCTGGAGATCGTCGGCACCCCGGTCCGCGTCATCGAGGTCGCCCCCGGCATGGTCAGGACCGAGGAGTTCGCGACCACCCGCTTCCGCGGCGACACCGAGAAGGCGGCCAAGGTCTACGCGGGCGTCGACGCCCCCCTGACCGCCGACGACGTGGCCGACACGATCACCTGGGCCATCACCCGCCCCAGCCACGTCAACATCGACCTCCTGGTGGTCCGCCCCCGCGCCCAGGCCTCCAACTCCAAGGTCCACCGGACGCTCTGA
- a CDS encoding DUF3558 domain-containing protein → MAYVPGVALLAALVVGCSSGSDGDAGDADSKPGSPTVSAAPPGKYRTLPEACRAVPPGTLRDLLPGTAELPQDQQEKVFQGAPSVTYDTDRKVGCTWKSQAPDGSRNLVIDFERVVSYDPAVSDDDRARDVYAQRENAADLPTAAAPHEDEKKDKEGEKKGKASVTPSGTATTPSAPATDASSGSGSDTDDLRPRVLDHLGDTAFLDDLLTQAGSTAQHRTVSVVFRTSNVIVTVQYTEQPSLVTEVPDSRELQEKAQALARKLAEGLSE, encoded by the coding sequence ATGGCGTACGTACCCGGCGTCGCGCTCCTCGCAGCGCTCGTCGTCGGCTGCAGTTCCGGCTCGGACGGCGACGCCGGCGACGCCGACAGCAAGCCGGGCAGCCCCACGGTCTCGGCCGCGCCCCCCGGCAAGTACCGCACGCTGCCCGAGGCTTGCCGCGCCGTGCCGCCCGGCACGCTGAGGGACCTGCTCCCCGGCACCGCCGAACTGCCGCAGGACCAGCAGGAGAAGGTCTTCCAGGGGGCCCCGTCCGTCACCTATGACACCGATCGCAAGGTCGGCTGCACCTGGAAGTCCCAGGCCCCGGACGGGTCCCGGAACCTGGTCATCGACTTCGAGCGCGTCGTGTCGTACGACCCCGCCGTCAGCGACGACGACCGCGCCCGCGACGTGTACGCGCAACGGGAGAACGCGGCCGACCTGCCGACCGCCGCCGCGCCCCACGAGGACGAGAAGAAGGACAAGGAGGGGGAGAAGAAGGGCAAGGCATCGGTCACTCCGTCCGGCACCGCCACCACCCCTTCCGCTCCCGCCACCGACGCCTCGTCCGGCAGCGGTAGCGACACCGACGACCTCCGGCCGCGCGTCCTGGACCACCTCGGAGACACCGCGTTTCTGGACGATCTGCTCACACAGGCAGGTTCCACCGCACAGCACCGCACCGTCAGCGTGGTATTCCGCACATCGAACGTCATCGTGACGGTCCAGTACACCGAGCAGCCGTCCCTCGTCACCGAGGTGCCCGACAGCAGGGAACTCCAGGAGAAGGCCCAGGCACTGGCCCGGAAGCTGGCCGAGGGGCTCAGCGAGTAG
- a CDS encoding DUF3558 domain-containing protein, producing the protein MHRSAPRLSRILACAAVPVMLVAAGCSSDSDGKKDSGSSSAASPSAKKSKATVEPAKFDALPDPCTSITKKTIEDLVPKAKKKNGTAGKSSDLTARGSCSWNGLDDNGVKGSQYRWLDVGFTRFDSDQALGSGAKRAADDYAKQITKAQATEDAEKLATAPVTGIGEQATAVTYGLTKTSEDFKYATVVARTGNVVVTLTYNGAGYAGAKTPSASDILKGAEKAAREAVAAVSGDDGSEAPSATTGSPSTKPKAKTDAKDDGKSGSGDKANPKTTRKASAKTTH; encoded by the coding sequence ATGCACCGATCAGCCCCGCGACTGTCCCGCATACTCGCCTGCGCCGCCGTTCCGGTGATGCTCGTAGCCGCCGGCTGCTCGTCGGACTCCGACGGCAAGAAGGACTCGGGCTCCTCCTCGGCCGCATCCCCCAGCGCGAAGAAGTCGAAGGCGACCGTCGAGCCGGCGAAGTTCGACGCCCTGCCCGACCCGTGCACCTCGATCACCAAGAAGACGATCGAGGACCTGGTGCCCAAGGCCAAGAAGAAGAACGGCACGGCCGGCAAGTCCAGCGACCTCACGGCCCGCGGCAGCTGCTCCTGGAACGGTCTGGACGACAACGGCGTCAAGGGTTCGCAGTACCGCTGGCTCGACGTCGGCTTCACCCGCTTCGACTCGGACCAGGCCCTGGGCAGCGGCGCCAAGCGCGCCGCGGACGACTACGCGAAGCAGATCACCAAGGCCCAGGCGACCGAGGACGCCGAGAAGCTCGCGACGGCCCCCGTCACCGGCATCGGCGAGCAGGCCACCGCCGTCACCTACGGCCTGACCAAGACGAGCGAGGACTTCAAGTACGCGACCGTGGTGGCGCGTACGGGCAACGTCGTCGTCACCCTCACCTACAACGGTGCGGGTTACGCGGGCGCCAAGACCCCCTCCGCCTCGGACATCCTGAAGGGCGCCGAGAAGGCGGCCAGGGAAGCGGTCGCCGCGGTCTCCGGGGACGACGGCTCAGAGGCCCCCTCCGCCACCACCGGCAGCCCCTCGACGAAGCCCAAGGCCAAGACCGACGCCAAGGACGACGGCAAGTCCGGCTCCGGCGACAAGGCCAACCCGAAGACGACCCGCAAGGCGTCCGCGAAGACCACGCACTAG